From a single Arachis hypogaea cultivar Tifrunner chromosome 3, arahy.Tifrunner.gnm2.J5K5, whole genome shotgun sequence genomic region:
- the LOC112772363 gene encoding uncharacterized protein — protein sequence MKDRDTLDLEIARMFYSSGLPFHLARNPHFIKAFSFASNKNLDGYIPPGYNKLRTTLLEREREHVERMLEPIKNSWSQKGVSIVSDGWSDPQRRHLLNFMAVTESGPMFLKAIDCSDEIKDKDFIASKMREVIMEVGVSNVVQIVTDNAPVCKAAGLLIEAEFPTIYWTPCVVHTLNLALKNICAAKNTERNNIVYQECCWITQVAEDAIFIKNFIVNHHMRLSIFNEFVSLKLLNIAPTRFASTIVMLKRFKLIKFRLKEMVISEKWSSYKEDDVGKAEFVKEKILSDNWWQKVDYILSFTDPIYDVLRSTDTDTPSLHLVYEMWDSMIEKVKKVIYHYERKDESEESTFFNVVNSILIERWTKSSTPLHCFAHSLNPRYYSHQWLRQDSRRVPPHQDVELTNERVKCLKRYFPDAEDRRKVNLEFANFSGGREGFDDCDSLNDRGVLDAKSWWLVHGVHAPTLQKITLKLLGQPSSSSCCERNWSTYSFIHSLKRNKIKPKRAENLVFVHTNLRLMSRKTPQYKKGETMMWDIAGDDFSPIDEDNGVLEIASLSLDEPELEAVLFVNEKNEVIF from the exons AtgaaagatagagatactttaGATTTAGAAATTGCTAGAATGTTTTACTCTTCTGGATTACCATTTCATCTAGCAAGGAACCCTCACTTTATCAAAGCTTTCTCTTTTGCTTCTAACAAAAATCTAGATGGTTATATTCCCCCGGGCTATAACAAGTTAAGGACAACTTTGCTTGAGAGAGAAAGGGAGCATGTGGAAAGGATGTTGGAGCCAATAAAAAATTCATGGAGTCAAAAAGGAGTAAGCATTGTAAGTGATGGGTGGAGTGATCCGCAAAGAAGGCATCTTCTTAATTTTATGGCTGTGACTGAAAGTGGACCTATGTTTTTGAAAGCCATAGATTGTTCGGATGAGATCAAAGACAAAGATTTTATTGCAAGCAAAATGAGAGAAGTGATTATGGAAGTTGGTGTCTCAAATGTTGTGCAAATTGTGACGGACAATGCACCTGTGTGTAAGGCTGCTGGATTATTGATTGAGGCTGAGTTTCCTACTATATATTGGACTCCTTGTGTTGTTCATACACTTAATCTTGCCTTGAAGAATATTTGTGCAGCCAAGAACACCGAGAGGAATAATATTGTTTATCAAGAATGTTGTTGGATTACACAAGTTGCTGAAGATgctattttcattaaaaatttcatTGTGAATCATCATATGAGGTTAtcgatttttaatgaatttgtaTCATTGAAACTACTTAATATTGCTCCTACACGATTTGCCTCTACCATTGTGATGCTCAAGAGGTTCAAATTAATAAAGTTTAGACTCAAAGAGATGGTGATTAGTGAGAAGTGGTCCTCCTACAAGGAAGATGATGTGGGGAAGGCTGAATTTGTTAAAGAGAAGATTTTGAGTGATAATTGGTGGCAAAAGGTGGATTACATCCTTTCTTTTACTGATCCTATTTATGATGTTTTAAGAAGCACTGATACGGATACTCCTAGTCTCCATTTAGTGTATGAAATGTGGGATTCAATGATTGAAAAGGTGAAAAAGGTCATATATCACTATGAGAGAAAGGATGAAAGTGAGGAATCAACATTTTTCAATGTTGTGAACTCAATATTAATTGAGCGTTGGACAAAAAGTAGTACACCTCTTCATTGTTTTGCACATTCCTTGAATCCAAG GTATTATAGTCATCAATGGCTAAGACAAGACTCTAGACGTGTTCCTCCTCATCAAGATGTGGAACTTACTAATGAGAGAGTGAAGTGCTTGAAAAGATATTTCCCTGATGCTGAAGATAGGAGAAAAGTAAACTTAGAGTTTGCTAATTTTTCAGGTGGTAGAGAGGGGTTTGATGATTGTGACTCTTTGAATGATAGAGGTGTGCTAGATGCAAAATCTTGGTGGCTAGTTCATGGTGTTCATGCTCCAACTCTTCAAAAGATTACTCTCAAACTACTTGGGCAaccatcttcatcttcttgttgTGAGAGAAATTGGAGCACTTACTCTTTTATTCATTCtctcaaaagaaataagataaaACCCAAACGAGCTGAGAATTTAGTGTTTGTGCATACCAATCTTCGTCTCATGTCAAGGAAAACTCCCCAATACAAGAAAGGAGAAACAATGATGTGGGATATTGCGGGAGATGATTTTTCACCAATTGATGAAGATAATGGGGTCCTAGAAATTGCTAGTCTTTCTCTTGATGAACCGGAGTTGGAAGCTGTTCTTTTTgtcaatgaaaaaaatgaagttATTTTTTAG